A stretch of the Lytechinus variegatus isolate NC3 chromosome 5, Lvar_3.0, whole genome shotgun sequence genome encodes the following:
- the LOC121416091 gene encoding glycine-rich cell wall structural protein 1.0-like gives MKTIIALFAFVAVAAAVPGTGTGGFQGTDGTQFNFGNGGGGEIGANDAYGGGGAMGTSDYGTSGSADAMGGTSYGGSDTSSDTGSDDDSIDDDGSSDDSSEDNSGGAGGNGLSNLGSMTAQQKSGMAFGIIFAVGAVVAAAGVGYFVYRKRQNGAQMLSNA, from the exons ATGAAGACCATCATCGCTTTATTTGCTTTTGTTG CTGTAGCAGCAGCCGTACCAGGTACAGGTACAGGAGGATTTCAAGGTACTGATGGAACACAATTCAACtttggtaatggtggtggtggtgagaTAGGAGCCAACGACGCATATGGAGGAGGAGGAGCCATGGGTACATCAGACTACGGAACATCTGGCAGCGCAGATGCGATGGGAGGAACCAGCTACGGTGGTTCTGACACCAGCAGTGACACTGGCAGTGATGACGACAGCATTGACGATGACGGCAGCAGCGATGACTCGTCAGAAGACAACAGCGGCGGTGCCGGCGGAAACGGACTCTCAAATCTCGGCTCTATGACTGCACAGCAGAAGAGTGGTATGGCCTTTGGCATCATCTTTGCCGTAGGAGCCGTTGTAGCAGCAGCAGGTGTCGGATACTTTGTCTACAGGAAACGCCAAAATGGTGCCCAAATGCTTTCAAACGCATAA
- the LOC121414932 gene encoding actin cytoskeleton-regulatory complex protein PAN1-like, which produces MHTFSAVLCLSIIVLVLCTIADARPYGKYPTPDKPEKPQRPEGPVQPFAFLKTFGADFVNPAQPKSPAALNRQTIFDGPFNQVDYPDQPDIPDAPDIPDAPDAPDAPDAPDAPDAPDYEEYEPPDTPDVGAHENPGVFSDGGFGFLGGAAQAPFMMTGGKAPSSMGQGMMTEYRKGSSSGSSVGIAFAVLAIIGCTIALGVFFFKKYRHHIPVIVLK; this is translated from the exons ATGCATACATTTTCAGCCGTTCTTTGTTTATCGATAATAGTTCTTG TCTTGTGCACCATTGCTGACGCAAGACCATACGGGAAATATCCAACACCAGATAAACCTGAAAAGCCACAGCGACCAGAAGGGCCCGTACAGCCATTTGCCTTCTTGAAGACGTTTGGAGCTGACTTCGTTAATCCTGCACAACCCAAATCTCCTGCAGCCCTCAACcgtcaaacaatctttgacggTCCATTCAACCAAGTTGACTATCCTGATCAACCAGACATCCCAGATGCTCCTGATATCCCTGACGCACCTGACGCACCCGACGCACCCGATGCACCCGACGCTCCTGACGCACCGGACTATGAAGAGTACGAGCCTCCTGATACACCAGACGTTGGGGCACATGAAAATCCAGGAGTCTTCTCGGATGGTGGATTCGGTTTTCTCGGAGGAGCTGCCCAAGCACCTTTCATGATGACTGGTGGTAAAGCCCCTAGCTCGATGGGTCAGGGGATGATGACCGAATACAGGAAGGGTTCGAGTTCGGGATCTAGTGTCGGCATCGCTTTCGCCGTGCTCGCTATCATTGGTTGCACAATCGCACTGggggttttctttttcaaaaagtACAGACACCATATTCCGGTTATCGTTCTTAAGTAA